From Nicotiana tabacum cultivar K326 chromosome 20, ASM71507v2, whole genome shotgun sequence, one genomic window encodes:
- the LOC107764932 gene encoding uncharacterized protein LOC107764932 isoform X1, with product MRSGILASSSAPVSGQGKMMEEHQLDYALVPLGLAIFLAYHAWLMFTIIRYPRRTVIGINSESRHNWVLSVMTDPIKNGVLAVQTIRNNIMASTLLATTAITLSSIISVFVSNKSSFTYSELLFGNKTPMMSSIKFFTILLCFLVAFLCNVQSIRYYAHVSFLATLPTFKDRSESIEYVAMNLNRGSMFWSLGLRAFYLSFPLFLWIFGPIPMFVGCCVMSIVLYFLDTTTSFTRDLHCQSIREERKATDLEYVSHQL from the exons ATGCGTTCCGGAATTCTAGCTTCGAGCTCCGCCCCGGTTTCCGGACAA GGGAAGATGATGGAGGAACATCAACTTGATTACGCACTTGTGCCTCTAGGTCTGGCCATTTTTCTAGCATATCATGCCTGGCTTATGTTCACTATAATTCGGTATCCAAGAAGAACAGTTATCGGAATCAATTCTGAGTCTCGCCATAACTGGGTCCTCTCCGTTATGACT GATCCAATAAAGAACGGAGTTCTGGCAGTTCAAACTATACGCAACAACATTATGGCATCTACCCTTTTGGCGACGACTGCAATTACTCTCAGCTCAATCATTAGCGTATTTGTGAGCAACAAATCAAGCTTTACATACTCGGAGCTACTGTTTGGGAATAAAACTCCTATGATGTCTTCTATAAAGTTTTTTACCATCTTGCTTTGCTTTCTTGTTGCATTTCTCTGCAATGTTCAATCCATCAGGTACTATGCCCATGTTAGCTTCTTAGCTACTTTGCCTACATTCAAAGACAGATCTGAATCTATAGAGTATGTCGCGATGAATTTGAACCGAGGGAGCATGTTTTGGTCACTGGGACTACGGGCATTTTATTTGTCATTTCCTCTCTTCCTTTGGATATTTGGACCGATACCAATGTTTGTAGGTTGCTGTGTAATGTCAATCGTTCTATACTTCTTGGATACGACGACAAGTTTTACCAGGGATCTCCACTGTCAATCTATAAGAGAGGAAAGGAAGGCAACTGATTTGGAATATGTAAGTCATCAACTCtag
- the LOC107764932 gene encoding uncharacterized protein LOC107764932 isoform X2 gives MMEEHQLDYALVPLGLAIFLAYHAWLMFTIIRYPRRTVIGINSESRHNWVLSVMTDPIKNGVLAVQTIRNNIMASTLLATTAITLSSIISVFVSNKSSFTYSELLFGNKTPMMSSIKFFTILLCFLVAFLCNVQSIRYYAHVSFLATLPTFKDRSESIEYVAMNLNRGSMFWSLGLRAFYLSFPLFLWIFGPIPMFVGCCVMSIVLYFLDTTTSFTRDLHCQSIREERKATDLEYVSHQL, from the exons ATGATGGAGGAACATCAACTTGATTACGCACTTGTGCCTCTAGGTCTGGCCATTTTTCTAGCATATCATGCCTGGCTTATGTTCACTATAATTCGGTATCCAAGAAGAACAGTTATCGGAATCAATTCTGAGTCTCGCCATAACTGGGTCCTCTCCGTTATGACT GATCCAATAAAGAACGGAGTTCTGGCAGTTCAAACTATACGCAACAACATTATGGCATCTACCCTTTTGGCGACGACTGCAATTACTCTCAGCTCAATCATTAGCGTATTTGTGAGCAACAAATCAAGCTTTACATACTCGGAGCTACTGTTTGGGAATAAAACTCCTATGATGTCTTCTATAAAGTTTTTTACCATCTTGCTTTGCTTTCTTGTTGCATTTCTCTGCAATGTTCAATCCATCAGGTACTATGCCCATGTTAGCTTCTTAGCTACTTTGCCTACATTCAAAGACAGATCTGAATCTATAGAGTATGTCGCGATGAATTTGAACCGAGGGAGCATGTTTTGGTCACTGGGACTACGGGCATTTTATTTGTCATTTCCTCTCTTCCTTTGGATATTTGGACCGATACCAATGTTTGTAGGTTGCTGTGTAATGTCAATCGTTCTATACTTCTTGGATACGACGACAAGTTTTACCAGGGATCTCCACTGTCAATCTATAAGAGAGGAAAGGAAGGCAACTGATTTGGAATATGTAAGTCATCAACTCtag